A genomic region of Cannabis sativa cultivar Pink pepper isolate KNU-18-1 chromosome 1, ASM2916894v1, whole genome shotgun sequence contains the following coding sequences:
- the LOC133029157 gene encoding uncharacterized protein LOC133029157 codes for MKDFKNRMTKDIIMPALKENDLGRLAQVPEKHPEIDAADWCKFVESRLTPEFLELSKVQRERSSKIQSRHRSGRSGMVNVREAVKKDLEVADPPRHRVWIKSRTKSRKLVTDYDKEIAEKIVSIY; via the exons atgaaagacttcaagaataggatgacaaaagacatcataatgcccgcgttgaaagagaatgatctgggacgactagcacaagtccctgaaaagcacccggagatcgacgctgctgattggtgcaaatttgttgaaagtcgactaactcctgaatttctg gaattgagtaaggtgcaacgtgaacgttcctcaaaaattcaatccagacatcgaagtggtcggagtggaatggtgaacgtacgggaagctgtg aaaaaggacctcgaagttgcagatcctccccgccaccgtgtttggattaaatctcgcaccaagagtagaaaacttgtcactgattacgacaaggaaattgccgagaagatagtaagtatatattaa